A genome region from Vigna unguiculata cultivar IT97K-499-35 unplaced genomic scaffold, ASM411807v1 contig_449, whole genome shotgun sequence includes the following:
- the LOC114171963 gene encoding uncharacterized protein LOC114171963, translated as MSRRRHEMFLETGQLPSRGKLYIDTPKRKDVSFVNDAAKAISEQIEVGLTQSTNDESEVSPNDVVGRVLGAEHSGRVRCMGLGVAPTNSFRNTRFQLSNLSIASSSAATSSTSSDQWQQKYTNLESQIQTTLGALKAYMIMKERKIPDELTAFFDPQSQVSYVQPLQHLGC; from the exons ATGTCAAGAAGAAGACATGAGATG tttttggaaACTGGACAACTGCCTAGTCGGGGAAAGTTATACATTGATACTCCTAAAAGAAAGGATGTATCATTTGTAAATGATGCGGCAAAGGCTATATCG GAACAAATTGAAGTGGGTTTGACTCAAAGCACTAATGATGAATCAGAGGTTTCTCCTAATGATGTTGTTGGTAGAGTGTTAGGCGCAGAGCATTCTGGGAGGGTTCGATGCATGGGTTTAGGAGTAGCTCCTACTAACTCATTTAGAAATACAAGATTTCAACTTTCGAATTTAAGCATTGCTTCATCTAGTGCTGCCACATCATCAACATCTTCTGATCAATGGCAACAGAAGTACACTAATTTAGAATCCCAAATTCAAACCACCTTGGGTGCACTAAAAGCCTACATGATAATGAAGGAAAGAAAGATCCCTGATGAATTAACTGCCTTCTTTGATCCTCAATCACAAGTCAGTTATGTCCAGCCTTTGCAACATTTAGggtgttga